The sequence below is a genomic window from Salminus brasiliensis chromosome 6, fSalBra1.hap2, whole genome shotgun sequence.
ttctcacattcttactgttctagaatgttccttTCCCATAGAATTGTTCTTCATTTACTGTTCTAGACCCCTTTCCTTTCACTTAttcatgttctagaatgttctcccattTACTGTTCTAGGCCCCTAACCTACAATTCATTCatgttctataatgttctccCATTcttactgttctagaatgttccttTCCCATAGAATTGTTCTTCATTTACTGTTCTAGGCCCGTCTCCTTTCACTTATTCATGTTCTAGAATTGTTCATTTACTGTTCTAGACCCCTTTCCTTTCACTTAttcatgttctagaatgttctcccattTACTGTTCTAGGCCCCTAACCTACAATTCATTCatgttctataatgttctccCATTcttactgttctagaatgttccttTCCCATAGAATTGTTCTTCATTTACTGTTCTAGGCCCGTctcctttcattctttcttattctagaatgttctccagtGTTCTCCCTCCTCTTGCACATGGTGGTGTCTGTAGTGCAACATTAGGTCAGCTCACAGCTTTAACTCAGCAaattcacaaagcaggatttctcaaaCCACTGAAAGTGAAGACCACCCAGTGAAGACCACCAAGAGCCAAAGCAAGTTGCTGTTGGGTCtgaactcctgaatctgtcaGAAAAACCTCAAAAGCCCTAAAAGTCAGTCCTCAGATCTCTGGCTGTTTCATCTGATTTGCTGGTAAAGCTGGATAACTTAGGCCAGAAGTAGGACAGTCCACTAACAACgtccctcagctcttctccaaATGGACGGACAGACTTCAGCCTCCTGTCATCAGGCTGTCCTGGAAATCCGGCTTTGTGAAAAAGGCCCTAGGGCTGCTTGAGCAGGTAAGCAGATCATTTGAACACTGCACAGCTTTTGAGGAAATTGCCTCAGAccgtacaaacacacacttgggTCAGTCAGTGCTTGACGATGGAagagcagtaaaaaaaataaaaataaataaataaataaataaaaatcatttaGCTCCTCCCCTTTAACCAGCATCACCTTCATTCTTACAGCTTCACACAGATTCTACACTACAGAGTACTTAccatcactacacacacacacacacaacaaggcCTCTCTAAGGCCAGGTGGGGGTGGGGCTATAGCTACTACAAGCCTGCCTTTCTGAGTTAGCAAGCTCATGCTAGTAAGCTATATAAGGTGTATAAGCTTCAGCCTAAGCTagcactgtgtccaaatatttgtggacaccccttctaatgaatgcattcagctactttaaggactctctagagcagataaacctagatgaaccttttggcaccctgctgcctaatgccaggcgtgggctaggggggtataaagccccccagcattgagctgtggagcagtggaagaactgtgttctctggaatgatggtgcctcTCCTTTCAgtactgttgggatgagttggggaatagatggatggtgatcatccaacatccagcagtgctcctccctggacagtagagacagctactccaacaaaagcaggattaactctttttaatagccttaatttcagataaaacagtgaatgatatagcaggtgtcccaatacatttgtccatacagtACATGTAGCTATTCAGCTGCCCCAGTACTGCAGTATAACCCTCTCTAGTCTCACGCTCAGCTCTGTTCAGAAAAGCTAACTATTGGCTGTGCTGCAGCTTTCCAGCGCTTTTCTCACAACCTGAGCTCCTCACGATCTctatttacaggaaaataaaaaGGGAAAGGCTTCTTTGGATTGCATAACAGTTCACACGTCCTTCCTTTAAATGCAGTATGCCTTTCAGAGACTTTAGCGGTCACACAAATGCAATGCATCGTCCGTTTTGTTCACAGAGCAGGAGGATAGCTAACAAGTCCTTTTGCAAACTTGCATAAAAACAAGGCCTGGAGGAGTGAGCAGCCAAGTCCAGCCAAGCCCCATCCAGCCCCACCACACACCAAGAAATGTCCTTACGAGAGattagccaaaaaaaaaaaaaagcttcagcAATTTTAATCATAAACTTCATCTTCCCAGAGAACCCGGCTCCCTCATTTTAGCACGTTAGCATATTAGCATTTGAGTCCGTGAGTCAGGTTTAAGTGTCTTGAAAGCCGCCAACATGCTACATTTCTCACAATGAAGCTCAAACTCCCCTCACAGAGACTCGGACACATCGGGCATTCGGCACGTCGGACCCccgacccccacccccccggaGAAAAAAGGGCAGAAAATATAGAATGAACATATTTACACTATTTAACAAGTTCACAGCAATGGTACACAATGAAACACAGAATTTTAAGACATCTGCATAAGCGTAGTTCCATATGAGCAACATCagaacatacactacatggacaaaagtattgggacgcaagctttttttttttccttcttctaaccccataggcattattagtATGGAGCCGGCCCCCCTtggctctaagctctaccagcagcagcaggtctggagctctgctgcagttactgagtcagttgggggcttttctgcactctgctctgagctcagcactcggccctgaccccgctctgtaactttacgtggtctgacagacactctgtggacactgagctgctctctgtgagctgttcctcctaaactcttccactgtctaggaggaagatctaggagggaaggtctaaatttcaccagctgacttcttgttgttggtgcagcggtgtctcctattacatacagaaccacgctggagttcagtgagctcttcagaacctcccgttctttcactgatgtgtggaagaaaggcagactgcagggctaggggcttgattttatatacCTGTGGCAACGGGATTGGATGTAGcaactgaattcaatgattaaggggtgtgtcccaatacttttgtccatatagaaaAGAACAAATGAATGGCTTAAATGGTGCGATTTCATGGATGCAGTAGATGTTCTATCCTACGTGCTACTGTTCTCACACCCAGGAAACCGCACCAGCACACAACAGGAGGCTGCATGCAATAAATAACACGGATACCATCATCTATATAATCACTAGAATCTCATTCTCATAAGTTTCCCATCCACATGAAAGTGGTCTTTACCGATTAGGGCCCAGTTTTCCAAAAGCGACTTAGTAATAAGGTGTTAAGGGAATCTTaactggtggagagagagagagagagtatttaGAGTCATGCTCGCTCAACCATCTCCGAACATCTAGGATCTAAGAAGCTTTCGGGAAAACGACCCTGAGCAAACCTCAGACTAAATTATAGGGGCTGATCTAGGGTTCACCCCACAGCACTGTTATTTATTAATCCAGGCCAATGTAGGCAATTACAATGCTAACCCAGCGGCTGCTACGGCCACTTTTCTGGCTTTGGCGTACAAATAAACCATAAATTAAAAAAGATATCGTTACATAAACATCATAGAACGCAGCTCACACAACTAATGGGTCCTCTAATGGACATTTTGGATGACTGGCACTTGAGTTCCAGTTCATATGGAACTAAAGAAATGGCTCACTCTAGACTTCATGATATTATTGTACTTTATCAGAACagtgataaaaaaataataataacaacaacaaaaataaataacctTTTTAACAAAGACTAAAGCATCAGACAACACACGGCTGCTTAACAATGGCTTGTCGTTATGGAGGTTACTCACATATCTTTAGATTCACCCGAacgtaaacaaaaacaataacagaaaaaaaaacaaatggcgACGCGAGAGAACTCGCACATAGTGCACACCTTAGCGAGAATAGCGAGGGAGAGCGACagggagaaagtgtgtgtgtgtgtgtgtgtgtgtgtgtgtgtgtgtgtgtgtgtgtgtgtgtgtgtgtgtgttgtgtcagTCTCTTTGTCTGCGCTCCCTAAACTGTGTGACGGCTCCTGTTGTTTGGAGCTTATTTGGAAGGCAGAGGGTTGTCCGGGGTGCTGGGGGTCATGACCTCTTTGTAGAAGTTCTCGACCTGCTCTTTGTACATCTTCATCACCACCGGCCTCTTCAGCTTCATAGTGGGGCCTGAGAGACACAAACAGTAGAGGTTAGATGTGTGAAGTTGGAGATGCTGAAGCTGCAGATTCTGTAAAGTTGAAACTGATCATTatattatgtgtttatttattaattattatatttaaataatagaaTATTTAAAGCATGTGATCAGGTTTTTTTGGTAGGATGGGAAGGTGCTGTCTAAACAATGAACTGAATTAATTTCCTAAACAAATCAATTATAAAATCAAGGCTTATTGAGCAGTTATTAGTCTTAAGATGATCTGTCatgcattattcagtacctactataaattACTAAGTATCTTCCACAAATTACTCAGTACATAataaattactcagtaactaatAGTTACTCAGAACTTACATTTTAGAAATTAATGCACAGTGCATAATATCCCAAGTACACTATGAATTAGTACCAACAATGAAATACTCAGTACCAACTACAAATTACACATTAATTACTAAGAATTATTTGGTATCTACTATGAGTTGCTCAGTAAAGCTGAATAAGTCATAGTTGGTTCTCTGTATTACACAGTACTACTACAACTTATTTGGTAACTGGTATTAATAACTCAGTacctacaataaatgattcaattgATTACTCAGTTacaatgaatgattcagtaatctAGTGATCTAGTAGTTCTCATATACTCAGTAATTAATATTACTCAGCAACTGCTACACATTACTCAATACCTGCTATACTCAGTAACTAGTATTACTCTAACTACTATAAATAACTCAATACCTATTAGGAATTATGTATGATATGCATTATTCAATACACAGCAACTATCAATAAATCAGTACCTagtattactcagtaaatactatgaattactcagtacctactacgaatgattcagtatctagtatcaCTCTACTCttactactatgaattacttaatACCTATTAGGAATGATATGATTAAAAATGATCGTAGTGGGTATTGAATATCATATAAACAATGCTGAATCATACAAAATAGAAACTGTGGAAGATTTTACATCTTTAGATTGTTTATTCTAAAATCTTCCTGTCAATCAAACCAACCAAACTGTTTGGACATCAGAGCCTAAAGGAGGTCCTGGATGAATACTGGAGCATCTCCGCCCACTTACCCAGCTCTCCTCCGATGATGGAGAAGTCCTGCTCCAGCACAGTGAACTTCTGGATGCGCTGGGCGTTGGAGGAGGCTTTCTCGTTCACCTTGTTGATGCCCTCCTGGATGGCGGCCTGGACCAGACGGTCCCGCCCACCGGAGATTTCAGACACGCGTGTGGAGTTGCTGCCCAACGTCCGACAAAACTCCACTGCTTCTGGGGTCAGCTCGTCCTCTGGAAGACCCGTCTCAGCATTCACCTCGCactgagagaggaggagagtggGGGGAAACCATCAGTCTGAtcttccaaaagtttgtggacgcctgctcatcctgcatttcttctgaaattaacaGGGAGTTTGCCACTCGCTCTGCTAAGAACCTCTaatcttctgggaaggcttaaCTCtagatgctggaacactgctgtgaggagaattcagatcagctgcagatgctTGGCACCGGGTTTGGTGCATCCCATTCTTTTGGCAGTTGAATACATGAATTACAaaaggtgtctgaatacttttggacatgtagacaTACAGTGTAGTTTACACTGATGATTGATTTGTCATTTTCCACTTACTGACACCAGGGGGAGCAGGATATAACAGTAAAATAGCTCCCAGTCAAAGAACTGCAGTTGCTAAAACCAACCACAAGGTGGCCACATATACCTAAAGTGTGAGAGTCCTGCCAGTCTTAAGAGAGCAGCTTATCTGAAGCAGCTGAGGCTGGGAATTCGATCATGGTGTTAGATAATGACCGTATCCGTGCACTATACGACACCCAGATGATGCCTTGTGTACTGTAATAAGATGCAGGAGATAAGATAATGAGTGTGAAATTAGACAATGAGACCTCCTGTGGTGTGCCATAGAGCACTCTGCGCACTCTGCTCACTCTAATCCATCTCTAATGTGCATCTACCCTGGCACAGGGAGAGGGTTATCAGTCTGGCAGCTGCACACAGACCAAGATCAATAACCAGCAAACAGCACATAACGCAATACCAACACCAGCAGCTGCGGCCCTGAAACGTGTTCATGAGTACACACCTGACCTTGAACAGGTTACAGGAGGacatgaccccaaacacacccccCACAAACCCCTGACTGTCCTGAActctataaatatttataaatacttaaatatacagttaaatattaatattgtattatgcaatatgacaaaagtatatataaatataaatgtataggAACTGACTTCTAAAGGGTTCATGTGAACTAGATCCTACCAGCTTACTTTTAGCCACTTTAGCATTGTTACTATAACAGACTGATGGCGTTGATACCTTAACAGTGAGCAGCATAGAGAGGAACTTCCTCTTGTCTCCGATCAGCATGGCATTGCTGATGAGGGGGACAGCCTCCTTCACAGCGTCCTCTATAGGCACCGGGGGGATATTCTCACCACCGGCAGTGATGATCAACTCTGCAagacacacacccaaacaccacACAGATGAATACTCCACCCTCAGCTTCCTTAAACTGCAAGcctattattcagttattagaCTTATTATGCACTAattactacaaatgattcagtatccactataaaacgattcagtatctactacgaaTTCTTCCATCCCCTCTATGAATTCAGTAACTTTGAATGAATTTATTAGtgactactgtaaatgattcagtatatactataatgatttagtaactactatggatgattcagtctccactataAAGTATTAAATATCTTCTATGAATTCTTCTGTCCCCTCTTTGAattcagtaacttctatgaattattcagttactactgtgaacaattcagtaTCGTATTTGAATTATTCCTTAATCACTGTGAATtacttagtatctactatgattcATCTACtagttattattcagtatccactatgaatgattcagtatctactccaaattattcagtatccactatgaatgattcagtatctactccaaattattcagtatccactatgaatgattcagtatccactagttatgattcactatccactatgaatgattcagtatctacaagttatgattcagtatttactccaaattattcagtatctactacgaatgattcagtatctactagttATGATTCAGTACCCATTAGTtatttttcagtatccactacgaatgattctgtatccactagttatgattcagtatctactccaaattattcagtatctactacgaatgattcagtatctactagttATGATTCCGTACCCACTAGTtatttttcagtatccactacgaatgattcagtatccattagttatgattcagtatctactccaaatgattcagtatctactatgaatgattcagtatccactagttatgattcagtatctactacgaatgattcagtatccactagttatgattcagtatccactataaatgattcagtttactaaattcagtatgtactatggattattcagtaactttgtgcaaattatgaattattcagtagcagGACTTCAGAAATACAGCAGAGACTGACAGAATTCTCCAACTTCAGTTCTCCATCGTAAACTCATTCAGCCTGTTCGGGTTGGGAAGGTGTGGGACGGTACCTTTGATGCGTCCAGTGATGAAGAGGAAATCATCTGAGTCATGTTTGCCCAGATCTCCAGAGTGCAGCCAGCCGTCCGCGTCCAGAGCCTCCTCGGTCTTCTCGAGCATGTTCAGGTAGCCCATGAAGACGTGACGGCCCCAGAAGCAGATTTCTCCGTTGCCCTCGGCATCTGGACTGAACAACTTCGTCTGGCAGCCTGGAAACACTTTCCCGCAGCTGTGGAGAGGACATTATTACACTCTATAATCCGGGACACGCATGTGCCTCTGAAGCCTGGAAGCAACATTAACTTGGTCCAGGtaaattagtgtgtgtgtgtgtgtgtgtgtgtcggtgtaTACCTGGTCAGTCTGAAGGCATTGGGCAGTGAGATGGTGTGTGGTCCAGTGCTCTCGCTCATGCCGTACAGTTCATACACAGGGACGTCCAGGCTGAGGAAGAATTCCAGCGTCTCTTTGGTGATGGGGGCGGCTCCAGTGAAGCACAGTCTGCAGCGATCCAGACCCAGAGCTTTCCGCACCTTCCGGAACACCAGGCGCTTCGCCAGCCGGTAATTCAGCGAAGCTCTGGGCATGGAGCCGTTTCTGAAGAGGAAGACAGTCAAGAATCCACGCTTTAATAACCCTTCAATTttctatgtggacaaaagtattgggacacctgctcatttcactgtttcttctgaaatcaagggtattaaaaagagctgatcctgcttttgttagagtaactgtctctactgtccagagaagaagaaggctttctactagattttggaggagaagcattgctgtgaggatttgattgattgcattcagcgataagagcattaatgagatcagaatgttggatgttCATCATCCCACccaatcatccccaacttaagtattggattgagcaccaccaccatcatttagCGAACACAGTTGAAtctacagctcaatactggggggcttttttacccttctagcccacgcctggtattaggcagcatggtgcctattctattggcaagacttctctgcagggactagacaagctgtgtacaattgcacatctgtgtcagaaatgggtttattagaaggagtgtccacaaacatttggacacacatttttatatattatatatatatattatatttatttattatatatttttttcatattcatatattatataaatatattatttactttaatattttatataactttGTTATTAAGCCATTAAATTAATCAGTAATTCATAAAGTGAGGACATACTGTTCCATTTTGCTGAGGTTGGTGTGAAGGCCCACGTCTTTGGCCCATGAGGCCACTTTCCGGCGCACGGTGGACGATTTGGCCCCGATGGCCTTCATCTTCTCCTGCATCTTCTCCCACACCCGAGGAACGCCCATAAACGCCGTGGGACGAACCTCACGCAGGGTGTTAGCCAAAGAGCcctgaaacacagagagaggctTTGTAAACACAAAGTTTCAcgatgtgtccaaaagtatgcagACACCTGCTGTTCCAGAactgcttctgaaatcaagagtagtAATAGTCAGTTTGTCCCCCTTTGCTAAACAGCCTCTACCTAAGCTCATGTGCATCCTGTTCTACTGGCAATGCTACTCTATGCCTATTATACAAGCTATgcatacactgtgtccaaatgtttgtagacattcctactaaagaatgcattcagctactttagttgcacccattgcacatacacacacagcttgtctaatccctgaaGGGACAAAATagcaaaagaataggactctctatagCAGATAAATGTAAGGAACCTCTTTgtgcgtgggctagaggggtataaagcccccagcattgagctgtagagcagtggaagagctgtgttctctgatcTACCTCTGCATGACCTAaccctcttgtcgctgaatgcaatcaaatccttacagcaatgctcctccaaaatctagtagaaatttttcctccctggacagtggagacagttactccattttttaatacccttgatttctgaataaacaatgaataagcagatgtcccaatacttttgtcaatatatgcccaaagaaaatcaatacgtTAGCCATGTGACGGGATTTTGCAACTGCTCTAGAGTTGCACAAGTGTCTAATTTTGTTTTCCCTTTTCCACCAGCTGTCTGAGAGGAGCTGCTGACCACAACCAGATCAGGCCTCCATCACACGGCAAGGCCGCGAAATGCTCGAATGGCTCAATTTCAAGCACCCCTACGTCAAACAGATCACACTCGTGTCACACATGGCGCGGAAAATGAGTTGCTGCTGAAACTCAAAGTGCTCTTTATTCCGAGTGTTGGGGAGCCTATCACGTATCCACCGCGGGAAAGCCCTGGACGTGCGTGTCCTGCTGTATCCATAACAGCCGCGGATCTCTCGGTTAACCCTGCTTTTGATGCAGTTATACACACCCGGGTTGATCTAACAAGATTAAGCCGGAGAGGGGCGCTGCTCAGACAGTGACCCGGGATGGCTCAGTCACTAGCAGTTAATCAGGGGGAACTgaactgtacagtactgtgtgtgcCAATCACTGTGACTCCATGACGGGACTTTATGGAAGATAAACTGTCCCAGAAATATCATATTGGGGTGTGAGATGTTATTGTCTATTTGCCATAATAATGCAATCacacccttttaaagagcaacaaacttttaattattaaaaattttcagatgttgaatttgaataatgaataaaacctgaatccagctaatcagctgaTCATTAAACCCTTTCTGAGTGGAAggtggtgtgttggagcaggaaaCCAGTAAAACGTACAGGACAGGGGCTCCTCTCCAGGAGATGCTTGGAATTGGCATAAAGCATTACAcccttttaattattaaaaatattcttATTTTGaaattttatataaaattgttttaataatatagtaaatagattaattgtaataataaaaaaaagaataatacaaAGTTCAGCCATTTGGACTGGCTCTTTCCAACCTTACGGCTGTAATTATGCAGCCTTTGGGGAAAAACAGCAGTAGCACagtaggtaaaggtgcacgtatttgtcactgtacagcgaaatgtgtcctccacatttaacccatctgtggtagtgaacacacacagcggtgggcccggggagcagagagggtaaagggtcttgctcaagggcccaagagtggcagtttgccaagcctgggaatcgaacccacaaccctgttatcgatagcccagcgctctaagcactgagccaccactgcccctatcgCTAGGTGTGTAACATCCCAAAACTCACGGTTCATCAGATGATTTCTcgaatcaaaaaaaaaaaaaaaaaaaggggggggggcagactTTGCTCCACCAGAGTGATGAGGTCACTCCAGATGTGTGACCTTGCTCTGTGCATTACCACTGTCTTCTAAATACAGTGCTTCTGTGCTGTTAAGGGCCGTGTTCTGATGGACCCTCAGTGTGTATCTGGTTGGTGGGGTTTTTAAGTTTTTACCCTGCTTCCCACAAGAGGCTCGCTAGTTACCAATACTGAAACCAGTGTTTCaacattcagacacacacatatacgcatACACACCTTCAGGGCATCAGGCTGGGCAAAGTATGCAGCTCCGCCCACTTGCATGGTGATCCAGATGTCAATCATCTGAGCAGCGATGTGACTGAGGGGCAGGTAACTGATCACCTCCTCCTGAGACTGGTCAGCGTAGTCCAGATTGATGTGGCGAGTGACCGTGAATGCCGTCCAGGTCAACTACATTCAAAAGACATAAGGAATACGTTTACACTGTGCGCTGCTGTCCTGCaaacaccttgtatctccatttttgtcttttttcttttttttttttttacatgatacAAGTCcttcacattgtgtcacaatttcaaAAACGAACgggccaatagaaacgctccaaaatgacctagaaaaaacttttttacatggacttccattgaaagtcaagaaggtttttcctttcttctgtaaagctgctggtTTGAAGACGTAAAGTTTCTGCGCGACAGCAGCAAGGGCGCTTTGCGAGAGCATGTGCAAAAGAGAGGGATGGGACGTGAAAGCGTGCAAGAGAAAGTGTCAGTAGTgcaagaaagagcaagagaaagcGAGAGGTAGAGAGCAAGGGAGAGTTTGTGAGAGCACATGCGAGAAAgagtacgagagagagagagagagagagagagagagagagagcctgagagaaagagcaacCGAGCGAGAGCACATgcaagagaaagcgagagagaaagagggagatccTCACATTGTCGTGGCTGAGCATGACCCCCTTCGGCTGGCCGGTGGTTCCAGACGTGTAGATGAGGGTGCAGCACTGATTGGGTTTCTGGGATGCGATGATGTCATCAAGCTGAGTGTCTGGCTCATCGCGGCCCAGCTTCAAGAACTCCTCCcacttacaaaataaataaataaataaataaataaataaataaaacacaacagaatgaaacacacacacacactctcagacactAAGAGTCTCCTACCGTGTAGAGATTAGGCTTCTTCTCTTTGAGAGAATCTTTGTACTGGATTATGGCTTTCAGGTGGGGCAGCTTGTCCTGGATCTGAAACGAGAACCGAAAAGAatcccacccacacacacacaggtggtcATCAGCCAGAGCTTGCAACAGAAGCAGACCTAATTACACTATGTGTACACAACTCGGTGATTAGCGCAATGTCTGAGGCAATACCGCTTACAGCACGTACGAGTGGAGTGGATGAGTCAGAGGATATCCAGAAGAGGAGCACTTGTGTGGGAATGCATGTGGAGGAGGACGGGTGCAATGCAAAATGTGCAGTGGGTTCAAAACCCTGGATTAAAAAGCAGCCCCTATTTACCTGCAGGATCTTCTGCAGCTGCTTGTGGTTCTCCACCACCAGGATGTTGGCCTGGCAGTTCTCGGCCACGTACTGGCACGCCTCCGGAGAGTTGGTGGTGTAGATTCCCACGGCGAACCCACTGCAGACACAACAGACGACGATGTAAATGCAGGACTATATAGAAACGGacgtacactgtatgtccaaatgtttgtggacaccctttctaatgaatgcattcagctgc
It includes:
- the acsbg2 gene encoding long-chain-fatty-acid--CoA ligase ACSBG2 isoform X1; protein product: MQLTACEPLAMSTAGVMDPSGDVLQSCGTGDSIGSLDDPTIESTANESSEEESPCEREQESKTTELSTHTQPASAQRPASLSLPVTGSELWTSRRDGEVKLRMGDSGPAAEPPVTVHQAFARTVERFGSYTALCWKEGEQWKKISYSEYYKTCRIAAKSFLKLGLERCHGVGILGFNSPEWFIADIGAIFAGGFAVGIYTTNSPEACQYVAENCQANILVVENHKQLQKILQIQDKLPHLKAIIQYKDSLKEKKPNLYTWEEFLKLGRDEPDTQLDDIIASQKPNQCCTLIYTSGTTGQPKGVMLSHDNLTWTAFTVTRHINLDYADQSQEEVISYLPLSHIAAQMIDIWITMQVGGAAYFAQPDALKGSLANTLREVRPTAFMGVPRVWEKMQEKMKAIGAKSSTVRRKVASWAKDVGLHTNLSKMEQNGSMPRASLNYRLAKRLVFRKVRKALGLDRCRLCFTGAAPITKETLEFFLSLDVPVYELYGMSESTGPHTISLPNAFRLTSCGKVFPGCQTKLFSPDAEGNGEICFWGRHVFMGYLNMLEKTEEALDADGWLHSGDLGKHDSDDFLFITGRIKELIITAGGENIPPVPIEDAVKEAVPLISNAMLIGDKRKFLSMLLTVKCEVNAETGLPEDELTPEAVEFCRTLGSNSTRVSEISGGRDRLVQAAIQEGINKVNEKASSNAQRIQKFTVLEQDFSIIGGELGPTMKLKRPVVMKMYKEQVENFYKEVMTPSTPDNPLPSK
- the acsbg2 gene encoding long-chain-fatty-acid--CoA ligase ACSBG2 isoform X2; translation: MSTAGVMDPSGDVLQSCGTGDSIGSLDDPTIESTANESSEEESPCEREQESKTTELSTHTQPASAQRPASLSLPVTGSELWTSRRDGEVKLRMGDSGPAAEPPVTVHQAFARTVERFGSYTALCWKEGEQWKKISYSEYYKTCRIAAKSFLKLGLERCHGVGILGFNSPEWFIADIGAIFAGGFAVGIYTTNSPEACQYVAENCQANILVVENHKQLQKILQIQDKLPHLKAIIQYKDSLKEKKPNLYTWEEFLKLGRDEPDTQLDDIIASQKPNQCCTLIYTSGTTGQPKGVMLSHDNLTWTAFTVTRHINLDYADQSQEEVISYLPLSHIAAQMIDIWITMQVGGAAYFAQPDALKGSLANTLREVRPTAFMGVPRVWEKMQEKMKAIGAKSSTVRRKVASWAKDVGLHTNLSKMEQNGSMPRASLNYRLAKRLVFRKVRKALGLDRCRLCFTGAAPITKETLEFFLSLDVPVYELYGMSESTGPHTISLPNAFRLTSCGKVFPGCQTKLFSPDAEGNGEICFWGRHVFMGYLNMLEKTEEALDADGWLHSGDLGKHDSDDFLFITGRIKELIITAGGENIPPVPIEDAVKEAVPLISNAMLIGDKRKFLSMLLTVKCEVNAETGLPEDELTPEAVEFCRTLGSNSTRVSEISGGRDRLVQAAIQEGINKVNEKASSNAQRIQKFTVLEQDFSIIGGELGPTMKLKRPVVMKMYKEQVENFYKEVMTPSTPDNPLPSK